One window of the Alphaproteobacteria bacterium genome contains the following:
- the hisS gene encoding histidine--tRNA ligase gives MVALQPVRGTRDILAEDSAKFRSVVDTSRDLAGRYGYDEIATPIFEFTGVFARTLGEATDVVTKEMYTFADRNGDSLTLRPEGTAGVARAVISNGLAQDAPLRFYYQGPMFRHERPQKGRYRQLHQVGVELFGVAGPLGDVEVIALGAHIIDQLGLREKIRLEVNSLGDPESRATYREALVSYLSGRRGDLSEESQVRVDRNPLRVLDSKNEGDRAIVAAGPMYSDYLNAASAAFFHEVRARLDDLGVAYVVNPTLVRGFDYYCHTAFEFITDDLGAQGTVMAGGRYDGLVEALGGSHLPGVGWAAGIERLALLRDGKPEKVRPIALVPVGNVASDVAFRVAHELRRAGFSVDMGYSGNIGRRMKRAAKVNACVAVLIGGDEIAAGTVTVRDMDSGDQITASLDQVAKTLEKYKA, from the coding sequence ATCGTGGCGCTACAGCCTGTCCGCGGCACACGCGATATTTTAGCCGAAGATTCGGCCAAATTCAGAAGCGTTGTCGATACGTCGCGCGATCTCGCGGGCCGCTACGGTTACGACGAAATCGCCACGCCGATCTTCGAGTTTACCGGAGTCTTTGCCCGGACTCTCGGAGAGGCGACGGATGTCGTCACGAAGGAGATGTACACCTTCGCCGATCGAAACGGCGATAGTCTGACATTGCGGCCCGAAGGGACCGCCGGCGTCGCCCGGGCGGTCATTTCCAATGGACTGGCGCAGGATGCACCGTTGCGGTTCTACTACCAAGGCCCGATGTTCCGCCATGAGCGCCCGCAAAAAGGGCGTTACAGACAGTTGCACCAGGTCGGGGTCGAGCTGTTCGGTGTCGCTGGACCCTTAGGCGACGTCGAGGTCATTGCCCTCGGCGCGCACATCATCGATCAACTCGGTCTTCGCGAGAAGATCAGGTTAGAGGTGAATTCGTTGGGCGATCCGGAGAGTCGCGCGACGTATCGGGAGGCCCTGGTCTCCTATCTGAGCGGGCGCCGCGGCGATCTGTCGGAAGAAAGCCAAGTCAGGGTCGATCGCAATCCGCTGCGGGTCCTAGACTCAAAGAATGAGGGCGATAGGGCGATCGTTGCAGCGGGCCCGATGTATTCCGACTACCTGAATGCGGCATCGGCAGCGTTCTTCCATGAAGTTCGCGCGCGCCTCGACGATCTTGGCGTCGCTTATGTCGTAAACCCGACGCTCGTCCGAGGTTTCGACTACTACTGTCATACTGCCTTTGAGTTTATAACCGACGATCTCGGTGCCCAGGGTACCGTGATGGCGGGCGGACGCTATGACGGGCTGGTTGAAGCACTTGGTGGGTCTCACCTACCGGGCGTGGGCTGGGCCGCTGGAATCGAACGCCTGGCTCTCCTTAGGGATGGTAAGCCGGAAAAGGTACGGCCGATTGCCCTTGTTCCGGTGGGAAATGTCGCTTCCGATGTCGCTTTCCGGGTGGCGCACGAACTGCGGCGCGCCGGGTTCAGCGTGGACATGGGATATAGCGGCAACATAGGTCGCAGAATGAAACGAGCCGCCAAGGTCAACGCGTGCGTTGCTGTGTTGATTGGCGGCGATGAAATTGCCGCCGGTACGGTGACGGTTCGTGACATGGACAGCGGCGACCAAATAACGGCATCGCTCGATCAGGTCGCCAAGACTTTGGAGAAATACAAAGCGTGA
- the prfA gene encoding peptide chain release factor 1, which yields MISDEQIDHLLKRYADLEGALSAGHSKEGDFVRLSREYADMGSTIEVARQLRALRAEVVGLDEMLADKAIDAELREIASEERYEKRGALEEIEQQLKVLLLPKDEADERNAILEIRAGTGGDEAAIFAADLMRMYQRYAETRNWGFEIMSLSENDVGGYKEASATVTGRGVFERLKFESGVHRVQRVPVTESSGRIHTSTATVAVLPEAEEVDIKIEEKDIRVDVYRASGPGGQSVNTTDSAVRITHLETGIVVTQQDEKSQHKNRAKAMKILRARLYEAERMARDSKRAADRRNQIGSGDRSERIRTYNFPQNRITDHRINLTLHKLDRIILGEGVDEMIDALAAADQAQRLADLESGNADP from the coding sequence GTGATCTCCGACGAACAGATCGACCACCTACTCAAGAGATACGCGGACCTGGAAGGCGCTCTGTCTGCCGGGCACAGCAAAGAGGGCGACTTCGTCCGATTGTCGCGCGAATACGCAGACATGGGGTCGACGATCGAGGTCGCGCGACAGTTGCGGGCCCTACGGGCTGAGGTTGTCGGCCTCGACGAGATGCTTGCAGACAAGGCGATCGACGCCGAGTTGCGGGAGATCGCCTCGGAAGAACGATATGAGAAGCGCGGCGCGTTGGAAGAAATCGAACAGCAACTCAAGGTTCTGCTTCTTCCCAAAGACGAAGCCGACGAACGCAATGCGATATTGGAGATCCGTGCAGGAACTGGCGGCGACGAAGCGGCAATATTTGCAGCCGACCTTATGCGCATGTACCAGCGGTACGCGGAGACGCGGAACTGGGGTTTCGAGATCATGTCCCTCTCGGAAAACGACGTTGGGGGATACAAAGAGGCGTCGGCGACGGTCACCGGTCGCGGCGTCTTCGAGCGCTTAAAGTTCGAATCCGGCGTGCACCGCGTCCAAAGAGTGCCGGTGACGGAGTCCAGCGGGCGCATCCATACCTCGACCGCAACGGTGGCGGTCCTCCCGGAAGCGGAAGAAGTCGATATCAAGATCGAGGAAAAGGATATCCGAGTCGATGTCTATCGGGCGTCCGGTCCTGGCGGGCAATCGGTCAACACAACCGATAGCGCAGTAAGAATCACGCACCTCGAAACTGGAATTGTCGTCACCCAACAGGATGAGAAATCCCAACACAAAAACCGCGCTAAAGCGATGAAGATACTAAGGGCGCGCCTTTACGAAGCCGAACGCATGGCTCGGGACTCGAAGCGTGCCGCGGATCGCCGCAACCAAATCGGTAGCGGCGACCGATCCGAACGGATTCGAACCTATAATTTTCCGCAGAATCGCATTACCGATCACCGGATCAATCTCACGCTGCACAAGCTCGATCGAATCATCCTTGGAGAAGGCGTCGACGAAATGATCGATGCGCTGGCAGCTGCGGACCAAGCGCAACGACTTGCCGATTTGGAAAGCGGAAATGCCGACCCCTAG
- the prmC gene encoding peptide chain release factor N(5)-glutamine methyltransferase has protein sequence MPTPRSGSFDDLLAWGSGMLANGGIADARREARLLLGHIGKLTTEDMLAGRVAGLGDDVTQAYGASIERRVSGEPVSRIRGFREFWSLNFEISPATLDPRPDSEHVVEAVVKRLRERAIAAPRLLDLGTGTGCLLISAVSEISGATGVGVDLSAEAIHTARRNAARLGMADRTRFLVGNWAATISAQFDAVIVNPPYIVSRTIDELAVEVRDFDPKLALDGGYDGLACYRDLAPQLRRLVGESGLVAIEIGIAQSTSVTSILAAEGLEVVEVVPDLAGIPRCIIGMPGPG, from the coding sequence ATGCCGACCCCTAGGTCGGGGTCGTTTGACGATCTGCTGGCTTGGGGGAGCGGAATGCTCGCCAACGGCGGCATCGCCGATGCGCGCCGCGAGGCACGGCTGCTCCTGGGGCATATCGGCAAGCTAACGACCGAGGACATGCTGGCAGGTCGTGTCGCTGGGCTCGGCGACGACGTAACCCAGGCCTACGGCGCAAGTATCGAGCGTCGCGTTTCCGGTGAACCGGTTTCCCGGATTCGCGGGTTTCGGGAGTTTTGGAGTCTGAACTTCGAGATTTCGCCGGCCACCCTCGATCCGCGACCCGATAGCGAACATGTGGTCGAGGCGGTCGTGAAACGGCTTAGAGAACGGGCTATCGCGGCCCCCCGACTCCTGGATCTGGGAACTGGCACAGGCTGCCTTCTGATTTCCGCGGTATCGGAAATTTCCGGTGCGACAGGCGTTGGCGTAGATCTGAGCGCTGAAGCAATTCACACCGCCCGGCGGAATGCCGCAAGGTTGGGTATGGCGGATCGGACCCGATTTCTCGTGGGCAACTGGGCTGCGACTATCTCGGCGCAATTTGACGCGGTCATCGTTAACCCGCCCTACATTGTATCCCGGACGATCGATGAACTCGCAGTCGAAGTGCGCGATTTCGATCCGAAATTGGCGTTGGATGGGGGGTATGACGGTCTGGCGTGCTACCGCGATCTGGCGCCGCAACTTCGAAGGCTGGTCGGAGAGAGCGGCCTTGTTGCCATTGAAATAGGGATTGCCCAGTCCACATCGGTGACGTCGATACTGGCCGCAGAAGGGCTAGAGGTTGTCGAGGTTGTGCCGGATCTGGCCGGGATCCCCCGATGCATTATTGGCATGCCCGGCCCGGGTTGA
- a CDS encoding DUF4167 domain-containing protein, with the protein MRQGSGSRRSRGRPNGKRSFGQGPNRSFESNGPGVKLRGTAAQVFDKYLSLARDASTSGDRVSAENFYQHAEHYYRLHSTFNAEQKLRTESEQADDEDQRYQQEENRGNGEAQTSSGATVEKAESSNASEVETASSSPDSSDQSDDDGEDSPKAPAKPRRRRRSSAAKNDEAETAV; encoded by the coding sequence ATGAGACAAGGATCCGGTTCGAGGCGTTCGCGCGGACGGCCAAATGGCAAACGTTCGTTTGGTCAAGGTCCCAATCGTAGTTTCGAAAGCAATGGGCCTGGCGTCAAACTGCGCGGCACCGCTGCCCAAGTGTTCGATAAATACCTCTCCCTAGCGCGCGACGCCTCGACTAGTGGCGACCGCGTTTCGGCAGAGAACTTCTATCAGCATGCCGAGCACTATTACCGCCTTCACAGCACGTTTAATGCTGAGCAGAAGCTCCGAACAGAGAGCGAGCAGGCGGACGACGAGGATCAGCGGTATCAACAGGAAGAAAACCGGGGCAATGGCGAGGCGCAAACATCGTCCGGCGCAACCGTTGAAAAGGCCGAGTCTTCTAACGCTTCGGAAGTGGAAACGGCGAGTTCATCCCCTGATTCAAGCGACCAGTCGGACGACGACGGGGAGGACTCTCCAAAAGCGCCCGCTAAACCGCGCCGTCGACGGCGGAGCAGCGCTGCGAAGAACGACGAAGCTGAAACTGCGGTCTAA
- the clpB gene encoding ATP-dependent chaperone ClpB — MEFENFTDRSKGFIQSAQTLALRRNHQRFTPEHLLSVLIDDKEGLAANLISAAGGRPNDIKAATDAALAKLPAVEGGGAGQVYLAPETARLFEAAEQIAEKAGDRFVTAERLLLALAMASGTVAAKIIDTAGVTAQALNSAINDIRKGRTADSAGAESQYDALKRFASDLTAAAAEGKLDPVIGRDEEIRRTIQVLSRRTKNNPVLIGEPGVGKTAIVEGLALRIVNGDVPESLKNRRLMALDLGAMVAGAKYRGEFEERLKAVLNEVATAAGEVVLFIDEMHTLVGAGAAEGAMDASNLLKPALARGDLHCVGATTLDEYRKHVEKDAALARRFQAVFVNEPTVEDTISILRGLKEKYELHHGVRITDTAIVAAATMSNRYITDRFLPDKAIDLIDEAASRLRMEVDSKPEELDELDRRVIQLKIEREALKKETDQASKDRLEVLEQDLGELEEKADALSAKWKSEKDHLAGSQKLKEELDTARNALDIAQREGDLAKAGELTYGVIPELERQLGASEASQSGAILNEEVKEEDVAAVVSRWTGIPVDKMLAGEREKLLAMEKVLQARVVGQDRAIDVVSNAVRRARAGLQDPHRPIGSFLFLGPTGVGKTELTKSLAAFLFDDEAAMVRLDMSEYMEKHSVARLIGAPPGYVGYEEGGALTEAVRRRPYQVILFDEIEKAHGDVFNVLLQVLDDGRLTDGQGRTVDFSNTLIILTSNLGSEFLAALPDGADTAEAESDVMDVVRGAFRPEFLNRLDDVILFSRLSRSNMDTIVDIQVRRLKALLVDRKISLQLDDSARAWLADAGYDPVYGARPLRRVIQRSVQNELANLILAGSVGEGDIVQVAAEDAQLVLRPRKACD, encoded by the coding sequence ATGGAATTTGAGAACTTTACCGACCGCTCCAAAGGGTTCATTCAGTCCGCCCAAACTCTGGCATTACGCCGCAATCATCAGCGGTTCACGCCCGAGCATCTACTCTCAGTCCTGATTGACGACAAAGAGGGCCTTGCCGCCAACCTGATCTCGGCGGCGGGCGGACGCCCAAACGACATCAAAGCGGCGACGGATGCGGCTCTCGCGAAGCTACCCGCGGTAGAGGGCGGTGGAGCCGGCCAAGTTTACTTGGCGCCGGAAACCGCTCGGCTGTTTGAAGCAGCCGAGCAAATCGCCGAAAAAGCTGGCGATCGATTTGTTACCGCGGAGCGCCTGCTCCTCGCGCTGGCGATGGCCAGCGGCACGGTCGCCGCCAAAATCATCGACACTGCAGGCGTAACGGCTCAGGCGTTGAACAGTGCAATCAACGATATTCGGAAAGGCCGAACTGCCGACAGCGCAGGTGCCGAGTCGCAGTACGACGCACTCAAACGCTTCGCCAGCGATTTGACGGCCGCGGCGGCCGAGGGAAAACTCGACCCCGTAATTGGGCGAGACGAAGAAATTCGGCGCACCATCCAAGTGCTTTCTCGTCGCACCAAAAACAACCCCGTGCTCATCGGCGAACCCGGCGTCGGCAAGACCGCTATCGTTGAGGGCCTCGCGTTGCGGATCGTCAATGGCGACGTTCCGGAGTCCCTCAAGAACCGGCGCCTGATGGCGTTGGACCTCGGGGCAATGGTCGCGGGCGCCAAGTACCGCGGGGAATTTGAAGAGCGCCTCAAAGCCGTTCTGAACGAAGTGGCGACAGCCGCAGGCGAGGTGGTTCTCTTCATCGATGAGATGCACACGCTCGTCGGCGCGGGCGCGGCAGAAGGAGCGATGGACGCTTCGAACTTGTTGAAACCGGCTCTTGCCCGTGGCGACCTCCATTGCGTCGGTGCAACGACCCTCGATGAGTATCGCAAGCATGTCGAGAAGGACGCCGCGCTCGCACGACGCTTCCAGGCCGTATTTGTCAACGAGCCTACTGTCGAAGACACAATTTCGATCCTTCGTGGTCTCAAAGAGAAGTATGAACTTCACCACGGCGTCCGCATCACCGACACCGCGATTGTCGCTGCGGCGACTATGTCCAACCGGTATATCACTGATCGATTTTTACCGGACAAGGCAATCGACTTGATCGATGAGGCGGCCAGTCGCCTAAGGATGGAAGTCGATTCAAAACCGGAAGAACTCGACGAACTCGATCGACGTGTCATTCAGCTCAAAATCGAACGCGAAGCACTGAAGAAGGAAACTGATCAGGCATCGAAGGACCGCCTCGAAGTCCTGGAGCAGGATCTTGGCGAGTTGGAAGAAAAAGCCGATGCCCTCTCGGCCAAATGGAAGTCCGAAAAAGACCACCTTGCTGGGTCGCAAAAATTGAAAGAGGAGCTCGATACTGCTCGCAACGCGCTTGATATTGCGCAACGCGAAGGGGACTTGGCGAAGGCAGGCGAACTTACCTACGGGGTTATTCCTGAACTCGAGCGGCAACTCGGCGCATCCGAAGCCAGCCAGAGCGGCGCGATCCTAAACGAGGAAGTGAAGGAAGAGGATGTTGCGGCGGTGGTGTCCCGTTGGACCGGCATACCGGTCGACAAAATGCTGGCGGGCGAACGCGAGAAACTTCTGGCGATGGAGAAAGTTCTGCAGGCCCGGGTGGTCGGTCAGGACCGCGCCATCGACGTTGTTTCGAACGCCGTGCGGCGCGCGCGCGCCGGGTTGCAAGATCCGCACCGTCCCATCGGCTCGTTTCTATTTCTTGGTCCTACCGGTGTGGGCAAGACCGAATTGACGAAGTCCCTTGCAGCTTTTCTTTTCGACGACGAGGCGGCAATGGTTCGCCTCGACATGTCGGAATACATGGAGAAGCACTCAGTCGCCCGTTTGATCGGCGCTCCGCCCGGCTATGTTGGATATGAGGAGGGCGGTGCCCTTACCGAAGCGGTACGGCGGCGGCCTTATCAGGTGATCCTATTTGACGAAATCGAAAAGGCGCACGGCGACGTATTTAACGTCCTGCTCCAGGTTCTGGACGATGGTCGCTTGACCGACGGTCAAGGGCGCACCGTCGATTTTTCCAATACCTTGATTATTTTGACTTCAAACCTCGGGTCGGAGTTCTTGGCAGCGCTTCCCGACGGTGCGGACACTGCGGAAGCGGAATCCGACGTGATGGATGTCGTTCGCGGTGCCTTCCGACCGGAGTTCTTGAACCGGTTGGACGATGTGATCCTGTTCAGCCGCTTGAGCCGCTCGAACATGGATACGATTGTCGACATTCAGGTGCGACGCCTTAAGGCGCTTCTGGTCGACCGCAAAATTAGCTTGCAGCTCGACGACTCGGCGCGCGCGTGGTTGGCAGATGCCGGTTATGATCCGGTGTACGGCGCACGACCGTTACGCCGTGTGATCCAACGCAGCGTTCAGAACGAACTAGCAAACTTGATCTTGGCGGGCTCGGTAGGTGAGGGAGACATCGTGCAGGTCGCGGCGGAGGACGCGCAACTCGTTCTGCGCCCAAGAAAGGCATGCGACTAG
- a CDS encoding M23 family metallopeptidase — MTTTLPIRILATAIAFKGTMIDIIQRIRRRSRPDATRVGASHRMFTWGVLVGAVFAAVALPLLEPGVLAARNQTRYDTTADLVLTALPVETAALLSEISLQKNRHSIVAQQNETVKNGSNLMETLLRAGVSATEAHQAIVALEEVFDPRALRAGQRIRIEIDHAAEQQLLSVAIPLSPVKTVSAHRLDDAQFFSEAIEKPLSLNVVGAKGTIQDSLFQSMSAAAVPDRLIMELIRVYSWDVDFQRDIQRNDRFEIMYETLADPDGNVIRTGNVLMAALTLSGTELRLIRHELADGASDYFNEKGESVRKALLRTPIDGARLSSGYGKRRHPVLGYTRMHRGVDFAAPSGTPVMAAGDGVIEFAGTNGGYGRYLKIRHNASYKSAYAHLKSFSKGVRVGSRVKQGQVIAYVGSTGMSTGPHLHYEIHQGDKQINPLSLKLPTGQQLAGTALRTFQTQRAELEERFATLVRPLQTAAKN, encoded by the coding sequence TTGACAACGACGCTGCCGATTCGCATCTTGGCCACCGCAATTGCGTTTAAGGGCACGATGATCGACATCATCCAACGAATTCGCCGCAGGTCGCGCCCTGACGCTACCCGGGTTGGCGCCAGCCACCGCATGTTCACGTGGGGCGTCCTTGTAGGCGCGGTCTTTGCAGCAGTGGCACTACCGCTGCTGGAGCCCGGCGTCCTCGCAGCGCGGAACCAAACGCGCTACGACACAACGGCGGATCTCGTCCTCACTGCGCTACCGGTGGAAACCGCGGCACTCCTCTCCGAAATTTCCCTTCAAAAAAACCGTCATTCGATCGTCGCGCAGCAGAACGAAACCGTAAAGAACGGATCGAACTTGATGGAAACATTGCTGCGCGCAGGCGTTTCCGCAACTGAAGCGCACCAAGCGATCGTAGCCCTGGAAGAGGTCTTCGACCCGCGCGCGCTTCGCGCCGGCCAACGCATTCGGATTGAAATCGACCACGCCGCCGAACAACAACTGTTGTCGGTTGCCATCCCGCTAAGCCCAGTCAAGACGGTCAGCGCACACCGTCTAGACGACGCACAGTTCTTTTCCGAAGCAATCGAAAAACCGCTTTCGCTCAATGTCGTCGGCGCGAAAGGGACGATCCAGGACAGCCTGTTCCAGTCCATGAGCGCGGCGGCCGTACCCGACCGGCTGATCATGGAACTTATTCGCGTCTACAGTTGGGATGTCGACTTCCAGCGCGATATCCAACGGAACGACCGCTTTGAGATCATGTACGAGACACTGGCCGATCCCGACGGCAACGTCATTCGGACCGGGAACGTCCTCATGGCAGCGTTGACGCTCAGCGGCACCGAATTGCGGCTCATCCGGCACGAACTCGCCGACGGCGCCTCGGATTATTTCAACGAAAAAGGAGAGAGCGTCCGTAAGGCACTTCTACGGACGCCTATTGACGGCGCGCGTCTCAGCTCCGGATATGGGAAGCGCCGACATCCGGTTTTGGGATATACGCGAATGCATCGTGGCGTCGATTTTGCCGCGCCGTCGGGTACGCCTGTTATGGCGGCGGGCGACGGAGTCATCGAGTTTGCCGGGACCAACGGTGGCTACGGTCGATACCTCAAGATCCGCCACAATGCTTCTTACAAGTCGGCCTATGCCCACCTGAAGAGCTTCTCAAAGGGCGTTCGAGTCGGCTCACGTGTTAAACAAGGTCAGGTCATCGCCTATGTCGGCTCAACCGGGATGTCTACCGGGCCGCATCTGCACTATGAAATCCATCAGGGCGACAAGCAGATCAATCCCTTGAGCCTAAAACTGCCGACGGGTCAGCAACTCGCGGGAACCGCGCTCCGTACTTTTCAAACGCAACGCGCTGAGCTTGAAGAAAGGTTCGCCACCCTCGTCCGCCCACTACAGACGGCCGCAAAAAACTAG
- the amrB gene encoding AmmeMemoRadiSam system protein B: MRETPSHAIRRPAVAGSFYPNDPGELAQTVDTFLADAKPAPSPLRRPPYALIVPHAGYVYSGIVAGAAYRILRRYRRQFHRVLLLGPAHRVAFKGVAASSATTFRTPLGDIPVDTEAISALRSLSDVSIRDDAHEHEHSLEVQLPFLQRTLGAFQLIPLVVGSVAPSRIAEIISVATSTPGTLVVISSDLSHYLDYLSAERLDSRTVDAILQLDEAGIADAGACGRLPIKGLLGVARETGLKGTLLDRRNSGDTAGSKDRVVGYAAMGFYRTDESDLGSTGGEVLLHIADRAVRRGLATGKVMNLNPGGYDQHLARPGASFVTLKQGGRLRGCIGSLAAHRPLVVDVAENAFAAGFRDPRFSPLNDQDIERLTTIDVSVLSEPVPLRVRTQDQLLESLRPGIDGLILREGDHRATFLPQVWEQLPDRLTFLQHLRHKAGLPPDHWSAHIRFWTYQTQSFERFLSP, translated from the coding sequence ATGCGCGAGACGCCCTCTCATGCCATACGCCGCCCTGCGGTTGCGGGTTCGTTTTACCCGAACGACCCTGGTGAACTGGCCCAAACCGTCGACACCTTCTTGGCCGATGCCAAGCCTGCACCAAGCCCCTTGCGGCGGCCGCCCTACGCCCTCATCGTGCCCCACGCCGGTTACGTCTACTCGGGGATCGTCGCCGGCGCGGCCTACCGGATACTGAGACGATATCGGCGGCAATTTCACCGCGTCCTCTTGCTCGGGCCTGCGCACCGCGTGGCCTTCAAGGGCGTGGCGGCATCGAGCGCCACAACCTTCCGCACGCCACTAGGCGATATTCCAGTCGATACCGAAGCGATTTCGGCGCTGCGCAGCTTGAGCGACGTATCGATCCGCGACGATGCGCACGAACATGAACATAGTCTTGAGGTCCAACTGCCGTTTCTGCAACGCACGTTAGGCGCGTTCCAATTGATTCCGTTGGTCGTTGGATCGGTAGCGCCGTCCCGCATTGCGGAGATCATCTCAGTCGCAACGTCGACGCCCGGTACACTCGTGGTCATAAGTTCGGACCTGAGCCACTACCTCGACTATCTAAGCGCAGAACGTCTCGATTCCCGCACCGTCGACGCGATTCTTCAACTAGATGAGGCCGGCATCGCCGACGCCGGCGCTTGCGGGCGTCTGCCCATCAAAGGATTGCTTGGCGTTGCACGGGAAACGGGACTGAAAGGTACGTTACTTGATCGGCGAAACTCGGGCGACACCGCGGGCTCGAAAGACCGGGTCGTGGGATACGCCGCGATGGGTTTTTACCGGACGGACGAAAGCGACCTTGGATCGACCGGAGGGGAGGTCCTGCTGCATATTGCCGACCGCGCTGTTCGCCGCGGCCTTGCGACCGGAAAAGTCATGAACCTTAACCCGGGCGGATACGACCAACATCTAGCGCGTCCCGGCGCATCCTTTGTTACCCTAAAACAAGGCGGCCGGCTGCGCGGATGTATCGGCTCCCTTGCCGCTCACCGGCCCCTTGTCGTCGACGTTGCAGAGAATGCCTTTGCGGCAGGCTTTCGCGACCCGCGTTTCTCGCCCCTCAACGACCAAGACATCGAGCGCCTCACCACAATTGACGTCTCCGTTCTGAGCGAACCGGTGCCGCTTCGAGTGCGCACGCAGGATCAACTCCTAGAGTCCCTTCGGCCAGGGATCGATGGCCTAATCTTGCGTGAAGGCGATCATCGCGCCACGTTCCTCCCCCAGGTCTGGGAGCAGTTACCCGACCGCTTGACCTTTCTGCAGCACCTCCGCCACAAAGCCGGTCTGCCGCCCGACCACTGGTCCGCGCACATCCGGTTCTGGACCTACCAAACCCAGTCCTTCGAGCGATTTCTCTCGCCTTGA
- the amrS gene encoding AmmeMemoRadiSam system radical SAM enzyme: MTERVPDAVFEAASTKPGQYWHRLDDGRVQCDLCPRFCRLHTGQRGLCFVRAAGPDGMVLTSYGRSSGFCVDPIEKKPLNHFLPGSSVLSFGTAGCNLTCKFCQNWDMSKSRQMDTLADAASPETLVRAAAELGCRSIAFTYNDPVIFFEYAVDVAVACREAGIKRVAVSAGYVTPEPRAAFFAEIDAVNIDLKAFSEDFYRTICGGHLQPVLDTLEYLVHQTSVWTEITTLLIPGENDSDAELNRMCAWIADKLRVDVPLHFSAFHPDWKMRDHPHTPHATLLRARAIARQHGIRYVYVGNVHDIEGSSTYCHGCGARLIERDWYRLGTWALEADGRCRRCGEQMAGVIDGPPGTWGRRRLPVRLADYERGGRKHNQPVARTAGVRRRPIRRDP, translated from the coding sequence ATGACAGAGCGTGTCCCCGACGCAGTCTTTGAGGCGGCGTCAACCAAGCCCGGCCAGTATTGGCACCGTCTCGACGACGGTCGGGTCCAGTGCGATCTATGTCCTCGATTCTGCCGCCTCCACACTGGCCAACGCGGTCTTTGCTTCGTCCGTGCCGCCGGTCCGGACGGGATGGTTCTGACCAGTTACGGCCGGTCCAGTGGGTTTTGCGTAGATCCGATCGAGAAGAAGCCGCTGAATCACTTTCTCCCCGGCAGTTCGGTCCTGTCGTTCGGAACGGCCGGGTGCAACCTCACCTGCAAGTTCTGTCAGAACTGGGACATGAGCAAATCGCGCCAGATGGATACGCTGGCGGACGCCGCCTCGCCGGAAACCCTTGTCAGGGCCGCTGCCGAGCTAGGCTGTCGCTCCATCGCTTTCACCTACAACGATCCTGTCATCTTCTTCGAGTACGCTGTCGATGTCGCGGTTGCCTGCCGTGAAGCTGGGATAAAGCGAGTGGCGGTCTCTGCGGGCTATGTTACGCCGGAGCCGCGAGCCGCGTTCTTTGCCGAGATCGACGCGGTCAACATCGATCTCAAGGCGTTTAGCGAGGACTTCTATCGAACGATCTGCGGCGGCCACTTGCAACCGGTCCTCGACACCCTCGAATACCTCGTCCACCAAACCAGCGTCTGGACCGAAATCACGACGCTTTTGATCCCGGGCGAGAACGATTCGGACGCCGAACTGAACCGAATGTGCGCATGGATTGCCGACAAACTTCGCGTCGACGTGCCTCTGCATTTTTCGGCGTTCCACCCGGACTGGAAAATGCGAGACCATCCGCACACACCGCACGCCACTCTATTGCGGGCCAGAGCGATCGCTCGACAACATGGCATACGGTACGTCTATGTTGGCAACGTCCACGACATCGAGGGATCGAGTACCTATTGCCATGGATGCGGCGCCCGCCTTATCGAGCGAGATTGGTATCGGCTCGGTACGTGGGCGCTTGAGGCCGACGGGCGCTGTCGGCGTTGCGGGGAGCAGATGGCTGGTGTCATCGATGGACCGCCTGGGACGTGGGGTCGGCGGCGGTTGCCGGTGCGCTTGGCCGACTACGAGCGGGGCGGTCGAAAGCACAATCAACCGGTGGCCCGGACAGCCGGTGTCCGGCGGAGACCGATCCGGCGCGACCCCTAG